A region from the Variovorax paradoxus genome encodes:
- the feoB gene encoding ferrous iron transporter B produces MVEAVIQGPGRLAATAQPGRIALLGNPNCGKTALFNLLTGSRQKVANYAGVTVERKEGLLRTASGRRVFVLDLPGAYSLNALSADEAVTRDVVTGQSREALPDLLVCVTDATNLRLNLRLVLEAKRLGLPMVVALNMTDMARKQGIAVDTAVLSRELGVPVIETVGVQSGGAQGLLEALDAPVAAAAPQRPWQPPGLDDVLATQREVRRILGMAVREPVGSLATSDRIDRVVMHPVWGMLVLAVTMFLMFQAVFSWANVPMDAIKAGTEGLGNLLKAHMPEGMLQSLLVDGVIAGVGGVIVFLPQILILFLFILALEDSGYLPRAAFLLDRVMGTVGLSGRSFIPLLSSFACAIPGVMATRTISNWRDRITTIMIAPLMTCSARLPVYALLIAAFIPARTVGGVFNLQGVVLFALYVFGIVSAMAVAWVMKRFRDSKQHSPLMMELPAYRWPNLRNLALGLYERAWIFIQRVGTIILTLTILLWFLSTFPSPPEGATGPAIQYSLAGMIGRGLEHIFAPIGFNWQISIALVPGMAAREVAVGALGTVYALSASGDDVAGQLEPLIAGSWSLATALSLLVWYVFAPQCISTLAAVKRETGSWKYVWIMAGYLFALAYLACFITYRVAVALGAG; encoded by the coding sequence ATGGTTGAAGCCGTCATCCAGGGGCCGGGGCGCCTCGCCGCCACCGCGCAGCCAGGGCGCATTGCGCTGCTGGGCAATCCGAACTGCGGCAAGACGGCGCTGTTCAACCTGCTCACCGGCAGCCGCCAGAAGGTGGCCAACTATGCCGGCGTGACGGTCGAGCGCAAGGAAGGCCTGCTGCGCACCGCGTCGGGCCGCCGCGTGTTCGTGCTCGACCTGCCGGGCGCCTACAGCCTCAACGCGCTGAGCGCCGACGAGGCCGTGACGCGCGACGTGGTCACCGGCCAAAGCCGCGAGGCATTGCCCGACCTGCTGGTGTGCGTGACCGATGCCACCAATCTGCGGCTCAACCTGCGGCTCGTGCTCGAGGCCAAGCGCCTGGGCCTGCCGATGGTGGTGGCGCTCAATATGACCGACATGGCCAGGAAGCAGGGCATTGCGGTCGACACGGCCGTGCTGTCGCGCGAACTGGGCGTGCCGGTCATCGAGACCGTGGGCGTGCAGTCGGGCGGCGCGCAGGGCCTGCTCGAAGCCCTCGATGCGCCGGTGGCCGCCGCTGCGCCGCAACGACCCTGGCAGCCGCCGGGGCTGGACGACGTGCTGGCCACGCAACGCGAGGTGCGCCGCATCCTCGGCATGGCCGTGCGCGAGCCGGTCGGGAGCCTGGCCACCAGCGACCGCATCGACCGCGTGGTGATGCATCCGGTGTGGGGCATGCTGGTGCTCGCGGTCACGATGTTCCTGATGTTCCAGGCCGTGTTCAGCTGGGCCAACGTGCCGATGGACGCCATCAAGGCCGGCACCGAAGGCCTGGGTAACCTGCTGAAGGCCCACATGCCCGAGGGCATGCTGCAGAGCCTGCTGGTCGACGGCGTGATTGCCGGGGTGGGCGGCGTGATCGTGTTCCTGCCGCAGATCCTGATCCTGTTCCTGTTCATCCTGGCGCTGGAAGATTCGGGCTACCTGCCGCGCGCGGCCTTCCTGCTCGACCGCGTGATGGGCACCGTGGGGCTTTCGGGCCGCTCCTTCATTCCGCTGCTGTCGAGCTTTGCCTGCGCGATTCCCGGCGTGATGGCCACGCGCACCATCAGCAACTGGCGCGACCGCATCACCACCATCATGATCGCGCCGCTCATGACCTGCTCGGCGCGCCTGCCGGTCTATGCGCTGCTGATCGCGGCCTTCATTCCGGCGCGCACCGTGGGCGGCGTATTCAACCTGCAGGGCGTGGTGCTGTTCGCGCTGTATGTCTTCGGCATCGTCTCGGCCATGGCGGTGGCCTGGGTGATGAAGCGCTTCCGCGACAGCAAGCAGCATTCGCCGCTGATGATGGAGCTGCCGGCCTACCGCTGGCCGAACCTGCGCAACCTGGCGCTGGGGCTCTACGAGCGGGCGTGGATCTTCATTCAGCGCGTGGGTACGATCATCCTCACGCTCACCATCCTGCTGTGGTTCCTGTCGACCTTTCCGTCGCCGCCCGAAGGCGCCACGGGCCCGGCCATCCAGTACAGCCTGGCGGGGATGATCGGCCGCGGCCTGGAGCACATCTTTGCGCCCATCGGCTTCAACTGGCAGATCTCCATCGCGCTGGTGCCGGGCATGGCGGCGCGCGAAGTGGCGGTGGGCGCGCTCGGCACGGTGTACGCGCTCTCGGCCAGCGGCGACGACGTGGCGGGCCAGCTCGAGCCGCTGATCGCGGGCAGCTGGTCGCTGGCGACGGCGCTGTCGCTGCTGGTCTGGTACGTGTTTGCGCCGCAGTGCATCTCGACGCTGGCGGCGGTCAAGCGCGAAACCGGATCATGGAAGTACGTCTGGATCATGGCTGGCTACCTGTTCGCGTTGGCCTATCTGGCGTGCTTCATTACCTATCGCGTGGCGGTGGCGCTGGGCGCCGGATGA
- a CDS encoding FeoA family protein has translation MQTNNFGTAVLATSGLRLDQLLDNQWATVLDVARPDGADDRDLVLRLTEIGFVPGEAVRIVASGLPGREPLAVRLGHTTFALRRHEAALIHVAPGLPEGASHG, from the coding sequence GTGCAAACCAACAATTTCGGCACCGCCGTGCTGGCAACTTCCGGCCTGCGGCTCGACCAGCTTCTCGACAACCAGTGGGCCACGGTGCTCGACGTGGCCCGCCCGGATGGCGCGGACGACCGCGACCTGGTCCTGCGCCTGACGGAGATCGGTTTCGTGCCGGGCGAAGCCGTGCGCATCGTGGCCAGCGGGCTTCCGGGGCGCGAGCCTCTGGCGGTGCGGCTGGGCCACACCACTTTCGCATTGCGCCGCCACGAGGCCGCGCTGATTCATGTGGCACCGGGCCTGCCGGAAGGCGCAAGCCATGGTTGA
- a CDS encoding metallophosphoesterase family protein, with protein sequence MIRVGLISDTHGLLRPQAVAALQGSDFIVHGGDIGDAGILEALAAIAPLTVVRGNNDREPWAAHIAEAAFLKAGGVLVHAIHDLSQLAVAPAGVRVVVSGHSHKPKIEERGGVLYVNPGSAGPRRFKLPIAVAELIVVDDAVTARIIELG encoded by the coding sequence TTGATCCGGGTCGGCCTCATCTCCGACACCCACGGCCTGCTGCGCCCGCAGGCCGTGGCGGCGCTGCAGGGCAGCGACTTCATCGTGCATGGCGGGGACATCGGCGATGCCGGCATCCTCGAAGCGCTCGCCGCCATCGCGCCGCTGACCGTGGTGCGGGGCAACAACGATCGCGAACCGTGGGCCGCCCACATCGCGGAGGCGGCCTTCCTGAAGGCGGGCGGGGTGCTCGTGCATGCGATACACGATCTGTCCCAACTCGCCGTCGCCCCTGCCGGGGTCCGCGTGGTGGTGTCCGGCCACTCCCACAAGCCGAAGATCGAGGAGCGCGGCGGCGTGCTCTACGTCAATCCGGGCAGTGCCGGCCCGCGCCGATTCAAATTGCCGATTGCCGTTGCCGAACTCATTGTTGTCGACGATGCGGTGACCGCCCGCATCATCGAATTGGGCTGA